The following coding sequences lie in one Leptospira inadai serovar Lyme str. 10 genomic window:
- a CDS encoding vitamin B12-dependent ribonucleotide reductase, which produces MKLNRHFTKPTEGFSAELKWAKRNSRISNPDGSVVFEAKDILVPEQWSQVAVDILAQKYFRRKGIPKYLKRVEEKGIPHWLQRSEPDMEKLESLKQEDRFGGETSALQVFERLAGCWTYWGYKYGYFTDEDSAKVFFDEVVFMLASQMAAPNSPQWFNTGLHWAYGIDGKSQGHFYVDPKTGKLVKSASAYEHPQPHACFIQSVDDDLVNEGGIMDLWVREARLFKYGSGTGTNFSNLRAENESLSGGGKSSGLMSFLKIGDRAAGAIKSGGTTRRAAKMVCLDVDHPDIDRFVDWKVEEEKKVASLVTGSILNNRHLNAIMKTCYEIEGSDRFDPKKNAALKKAIVEAKKVLIPDNYIKRVIDLAKQGYKEILFEELTTDWQSEAYNTVSGQNSNNSVRLPNEFMTAVEQDQAWHLYNRTEKEKALKEKRSPKPSKTIRARELWDRISYAAWSSADPGTQYHTTINEWHTCPEDGDIHASNPCSEYMFLDNTACNLASANLQKFINPETLIFDVEGFRYLCSLWTIILEISVTMAQFPSKEIAELSYKFRTLGLGYANLGSALMIMGIPYDSKEAMAITGAITSIMHMTAYSISAEMAKELGPFAGYEKNKKHMLRVIRNHRRAAYNAPSQDYEGLTIKPVGIDPAFCPSYLLKAAQEDSDKARELGEKYGYRNAQVTVIAPTGTIGLVMDCDTTGIEPDFALVKFKKLAGGGYFKIINQSVPLALKKLGYSPAEIESIINYCKGHATLNGAPVVNTQSLKEKGFTNEILEKVEASLPLAFDINFAFNKFNLGEDFLHKNLGIPKETYDSFGFNLLEYLGFSKDDINKANDYVCGTMTIENAPYLKEKDYPVFDCANKCGKYGKRYLSYESHIRIMAAAQPFISGAISKTINLPEDATVEDIKNAYYLSWKAMIKANALYRDGSKLSQPLNSVLELLNGIELEDQEEIAEAAVSKDPLQFAEKIVYKYISHRRKLPNRRAGYTQKAVVGGHKVYLRTGEYEDGQIGEIFVDMHKEGAAFRSLMNAFAISVSLGLQHGVPLEEFVDAFTFFKFEPNGIVTGNKHIKMSTSVIDFIFRELAITYLGRYDLGQVAPEDLRGDEIGSRKSSESIRQTNTSAQSVSTGSSFSDVPRAEPETISYSQMIAKEKPSSGIALMEEIKMAKIKGYTGDSCTECGSFEMVRNGSCLKCMSCGATTGCS; this is translated from the coding sequence ATGAAGCTAAATAGACATTTCACTAAGCCAACTGAAGGCTTTTCCGCAGAACTTAAATGGGCTAAACGAAATTCCAGGATTTCGAACCCGGATGGTTCCGTTGTTTTTGAAGCCAAAGACATTCTTGTTCCCGAACAATGGTCGCAAGTTGCCGTGGATATCCTCGCTCAGAAGTATTTTCGACGAAAAGGCATTCCTAAGTATTTAAAACGCGTGGAAGAAAAAGGAATCCCGCATTGGCTGCAACGGTCCGAGCCGGACATGGAGAAATTGGAATCCTTGAAACAGGAAGATCGCTTCGGTGGTGAAACTTCCGCTCTGCAAGTTTTTGAGCGCTTGGCAGGCTGTTGGACCTATTGGGGTTATAAATACGGATACTTTACGGATGAAGACAGTGCCAAAGTCTTTTTTGATGAAGTCGTTTTCATGCTCGCTTCTCAAATGGCCGCTCCAAATTCCCCTCAATGGTTTAATACTGGTCTTCATTGGGCTTACGGCATCGATGGAAAATCTCAAGGGCATTTTTACGTAGATCCAAAAACTGGAAAGCTTGTTAAATCAGCGTCCGCGTATGAGCATCCGCAACCTCACGCATGCTTTATTCAAAGCGTGGATGATGATCTAGTCAACGAAGGCGGGATCATGGATCTCTGGGTTCGGGAGGCTCGCCTATTCAAATACGGTTCCGGAACCGGAACGAATTTCTCTAATCTACGTGCGGAAAACGAGTCCCTATCCGGTGGGGGGAAAAGCTCCGGTTTGATGAGCTTCTTAAAAATCGGTGATAGAGCCGCAGGAGCGATAAAATCCGGGGGTACCACTCGTCGAGCCGCGAAGATGGTTTGTTTGGACGTGGATCATCCGGATATCGATCGTTTCGTAGATTGGAAAGTCGAAGAAGAAAAGAAAGTCGCTTCTCTCGTTACCGGCTCGATACTCAATAATCGCCATCTGAATGCGATTATGAAAACTTGCTACGAGATTGAAGGTTCCGACCGCTTTGATCCCAAAAAAAATGCGGCTTTAAAAAAGGCTATCGTCGAGGCTAAGAAAGTCTTAATCCCGGATAATTATATCAAGCGGGTGATCGATCTCGCTAAACAAGGATATAAAGAAATCCTATTTGAAGAATTGACTACCGATTGGCAATCGGAAGCCTATAATACCGTTTCAGGCCAGAATAGTAATAACTCCGTTCGCTTGCCGAACGAGTTCATGACTGCCGTAGAGCAGGACCAGGCTTGGCATCTTTACAATCGAACGGAAAAAGAAAAGGCACTGAAGGAAAAACGATCTCCAAAACCTTCGAAAACGATTCGTGCCCGGGAACTTTGGGATCGAATTTCCTATGCGGCCTGGTCCTCCGCAGATCCGGGAACTCAGTATCATACGACGATCAACGAATGGCATACATGTCCGGAAGACGGGGATATTCATGCATCCAATCCATGCTCTGAATATATGTTCTTGGACAATACCGCTTGTAATTTAGCCTCTGCGAACCTTCAGAAGTTTATCAACCCGGAAACTCTTATTTTTGATGTGGAAGGGTTTCGGTATCTTTGTAGCCTCTGGACGATTATTTTAGAAATCTCGGTTACTATGGCGCAATTTCCGTCGAAGGAGATCGCGGAACTTTCTTATAAGTTCCGAACTCTCGGTTTAGGATATGCAAATCTAGGATCCGCTTTAATGATTATGGGAATTCCCTATGATTCTAAGGAAGCCATGGCGATCACCGGCGCGATCACCAGCATTATGCATATGACCGCCTACTCTATATCTGCGGAAATGGCTAAGGAATTAGGTCCGTTTGCAGGGTACGAAAAGAACAAAAAGCATATGCTTCGCGTAATACGAAATCATCGTAGAGCCGCTTATAATGCCCCGTCTCAGGATTACGAAGGACTCACGATTAAACCGGTAGGAATTGATCCTGCGTTCTGCCCTTCGTATTTGTTAAAGGCCGCGCAAGAGGATTCCGACAAGGCTCGGGAGTTGGGAGAAAAATACGGATACCGCAACGCGCAGGTCACCGTAATTGCGCCCACCGGAACGATCGGTTTGGTTATGGATTGCGATACTACTGGTATCGAACCGGATTTTGCATTGGTGAAATTCAAAAAATTGGCCGGCGGCGGCTACTTCAAAATCATCAATCAATCCGTTCCCCTCGCCCTTAAAAAGCTAGGTTATTCTCCTGCGGAGATCGAATCGATTATCAACTACTGTAAGGGTCACGCTACGTTAAACGGAGCCCCGGTAGTGAATACGCAAAGCTTAAAGGAAAAAGGTTTTACCAACGAAATTTTGGAAAAAGTGGAAGCCTCTCTTCCTCTGGCCTTCGATATTAATTTCGCTTTCAATAAGTTCAATCTGGGAGAGGACTTCCTGCATAAGAACCTAGGCATCCCGAAGGAAACGTACGATTCCTTCGGATTTAATCTTTTGGAATACCTAGGCTTTTCGAAGGACGATATTAACAAGGCCAACGACTACGTTTGCGGAACGATGACTATCGAGAATGCGCCGTATCTGAAGGAGAAAGATTATCCGGTGTTCGATTGCGCGAATAAATGCGGAAAATACGGAAAGCGTTACCTATCCTACGAATCTCATATTCGAATCATGGCGGCGGCTCAGCCGTTTATCAGCGGAGCGATTTCAAAAACGATCAATCTCCCTGAAGATGCGACGGTCGAAGATATTAAAAACGCATATTATCTTTCTTGGAAAGCGATGATCAAGGCTAACGCTCTTTATCGTGACGGTTCTAAACTTTCACAACCTTTAAATTCGGTTCTCGAACTTTTGAACGGAATCGAATTGGAGGATCAGGAAGAAATCGCCGAAGCCGCGGTGTCCAAAGATCCACTGCAATTTGCGGAGAAGATCGTCTATAAATATATCTCTCATCGCCGTAAATTACCGAATCGCAGAGCGGGCTATACGCAAAAAGCGGTTGTCGGCGGACACAAAGTATATCTTCGAACCGGAGAATATGAGGATGGCCAGATCGGAGAAATCTTTGTCGATATGCACAAGGAAGGCGCGGCGTTCAGAAGCTTAATGAACGCATTTGCAATTTCGGTTTCTTTAGGACTTCAGCATGGAGTGCCTTTAGAGGAATTTGTGGATGCGTTTACCTTCTTTAAATTCGAACCGAATGGAATCGTTACCGGAAATAAACATATTAAAATGAGTACCTCCGTAATCGATTTTATCTTCAGAGAACTTGCGATTACTTATCTGGGCAGATATGACCTTGGTCAAGTTGCACCGGAAGATCTTCGTGGTGACGAAATCGGATCTAGAAAATCTTCCGAATCAATTCGGCAGACCAACACTTCGGCCCAATCGGTTTCTACAGGATCGTCTTTTTCGGATGTTCCGCGAGCCGAGCCGGAAACTATTTCTTATTCTCAGATGATCGCTAAGGAAAAACCTTCTTCGGGAATCGCTTTAATGGAAGAAATTAAGATGGCTAAGATCAAGGGGTACACCGGCGATTCTTGCACGGAATGCGGTTCTTTCGAAATGGTTCGTAACGGATCTTGCTTAAAATGCATGTCTTGCGGTGCGACTACCGGGTGTTCTTGA
- a CDS encoding DUF2752 domain-containing protein, with amino-acid sequence MQNTKVLRNRPNRLISIENRLQFGAGFSFFSRFARARPALTFLIGIAAVLSFSFYLPLDTESKHWFTLCWWKQLTGSDCPGCGIGRSLVCFFRGDVSASWKYHPFGIPLGSSFVLLFAMFCKMTAEEWDSFLSGKVFTVYAFGFGISLFTWFLFVKP; translated from the coding sequence ATGCAAAATACCAAGGTCCTGCGAAATCGACCTAATCGATTGATTTCAATAGAAAACCGGCTTCAGTTTGGAGCCGGTTTTTCTTTCTTTTCGAGATTCGCTAGAGCGAGACCTGCTCTTACTTTTTTAATCGGCATAGCTGCCGTACTATCGTTTTCATTCTATCTTCCCCTAGACACGGAATCGAAGCATTGGTTTACGCTTTGCTGGTGGAAACAATTAACCGGCTCGGATTGTCCCGGTTGTGGAATCGGTAGGTCTTTGGTTTGCTTTTTCAGAGGAGACGTTTCCGCATCCTGGAAATATCATCCTTTCGGAATTCCATTAGGAAGCTCATTTGTTCTACTCTTTGCAATGTTTTGTAAAATGACGGCTGAAGAATGGGATTCGTTCCTTTCGGGAAAAGTTTTCACCGTATATGCCTTCGGTTTCGGTATTTCCCTTTTTACTTGGTTCTTATTCGTAAAACCTTGA
- a CDS encoding DUF5684 domain-containing protein, with protein MEGNSGVGIIGILLYAVVIIAFLAANWKIYEKAGKPGWAAIIPIYNLVVLMEIVGKPVWWVILFFVPCVNLVVFILVAIELAKAFGKSAGFAVLFFVVGIGYFILGFSDAKYQGPAKST; from the coding sequence ATGGAAGGGAATTCCGGAGTCGGAATCATCGGGATCTTACTATATGCGGTCGTAATTATCGCTTTTCTGGCTGCGAACTGGAAAATATATGAAAAAGCTGGAAAACCTGGTTGGGCGGCGATCATCCCCATTTACAACCTTGTGGTACTTATGGAAATCGTGGGTAAGCCGGTTTGGTGGGTAATTCTATTCTTTGTACCTTGCGTTAACTTAGTCGTGTTCATACTGGTGGCGATAGAACTTGCAAAAGCGTTCGGTAAATCGGCAGGATTTGCAGTACTATTCTTTGTAGTTGGAATCGGCTATTTTATCCTCGGATTCTCGGATGCAAAATACCAAGGTCCTGCGAAATCGACCTAA
- a CDS encoding exodeoxyribonuclease VII small subunit, producing the protein MAKKTDISFEQALSELEQIAEKLERGQLTLEESIKAYERGMELRGLCQGILAEAEGKIEYLSKSTSGETQKKTAAPKSDGSTRTANPPAEDNELF; encoded by the coding sequence ATGGCAAAGAAGACAGATATTAGCTTCGAGCAGGCCCTATCCGAGCTGGAGCAAATTGCGGAGAAATTGGAAAGAGGTCAATTAACCTTGGAAGAATCCATTAAAGCGTACGAACGCGGAATGGAGCTTCGTGGCTTATGCCAGGGAATCTTGGCGGAGGCAGAGGGCAAAATCGAATATTTATCAAAATCGACTTCCGGAGAAACCCAAAAGAAAACGGCTGCGCCCAAAAGCGACGGCTCTACTCGGACGGCAAATCCACCGGCCGAAGATAACGAATTATTTTAG